Genomic segment of Truepera radiovictrix DSM 17093:
CACCGCGGGTGGTTTAAAGCGTGCCGCGGCCTCCCCTTCACCGACGTGCCGCTCGAGCAGACGATCTGCCTCCATACGGTGCGGCGCGCCGAGACCATCGTCGTCCCCGACGCGGCGCAAGACCCGCAGTTCTGCGACAACCCGTTTGTCACCGGCGCGCCGCAGCTGCGCTTTTACGCGGGCGCGCCCCTGGTGACCCCCGACGGCGTAGCGCTCGGCACGCTCTGCATCTTCGACCCCGCGCCGCGCCCCCCGCTAAGCGCGAGCGAACGGGCGACGCTCGAGGACCTCGCCGCGCTGGTCATCGACGAGCTCGAGCTGCGGCGCGTCGCCCAGGCGCTCGAACGAGAGGCCGCGCGCACCGAGGCGATCTTGTCGAGCATCACCGAGGCGCTCTACACCCTCGACGGCGAGGGGCGCTTTCGCTACCTCAACGCGCAAGCCGAGCGCTTTTTGCGGCGCTCGAGCGCCGAGCTTTTGGGCAAGCGCATCTGGGACGAGTTTCCCGGGGCGCGCGCGCTGCTCGGGGCCACCTTTGACGAGGTCATCACGAGCGGCCGCGCGGCGAGCACCGAGCTCTTCTACCCGCCCTTTGGCGAGTGGTTCGAGGTGCGCGCCTACCCCTTGGACGGGGGGCTATCGGTCGTCTTTCAGTCGGTCACCGAAAGGCGGCGCGCCGCAGCGCAGCTCGCCTTTCAGGCGTCGCTTCTAGAGCGGGTGCAGAGCGCGGTAGTGGCGACCGACCCGGCGGGCCGCGTCGTCTACTGGAACCGCTTCGCCGAAGCGCTCTACGGCTTTTGCAGCGCCGAGGTCGTGGGTCGACCCCTTGCGCGCTTTCTCTTCCCAGGCAGCGCGCGCGCGGCGGCGCGCGCCGCGACCGAAGAGGCCAAACGCTCGGGCCAGTGGCGGGGCGAACTCACCTTAAAGCGCCGCGGTGGCAGCCGCTTCCCCGCGCTCGTCACGGTGAGCGCGCTGCGCGACGAAGGGGGGGCGCTGCTCGGTTTTATCGGGGGGGCGCTCGACATCAGCGAGCGTAAACAGGCCGAGCGGCTCGAGCGAGACCGGCGGCACATCCTCGAGATGGTGGTGCGCAACTGCCCCTTAGACGAGACGCTCGGCAAACTGGCCGAACTGGTCGAGCGTCAGCATCCGGGAGCGCGCTGCGCGGTGCACCTGCTGCGCGCGGGCCGTCTTCTGCCCGCAGCTGGCTACCGCCTCACCGACGAGCGCCAGGGGCTCCCCGTCGGCCCCCAGGCGGGCGCGTGCGGCGCCGCTGCCGCCCTCGGCGACGTGGTCATCTGCGAGGACGCGCAGACCGACCCGCGCTGGGGACGCTACCGCGAGCTCGCGCGCGCGCACCGGTTACGTTCGGTGTGGTCGCAGCCGATCCTCTCCGGGGAGCGCGAGGTGTTGGGGACGCTGAGCGTCTACTACGACGCGCTCACCCCGCCGACGCCGGAGGCGCTCGCGCTCCTCGACGACAAGGCGAAGCTAGCCGCCGTCGCCATCGAGCACCGGCGACTCCTCGACAGGCTCTCCTATAACGCGCGCCACGACGCCTTGACGGGGCTTCTCAACCGCTCGGCGTTTGAGGAGCGGCTGCGTAGCGCCGTGGAACGCGCGGCTAAGTCGGGGGCCACGCTCGCCGTGCTCTTTCTCGACCTCGACCGCTTTAAACGCGTCAACGACACCCTCGGGCACGCCGCCGGCGACGCGCTTTTAAAGCTCGCCACGGCGCGGCTGCGCGCCTGCGTCGGCGAGGCGGCGCTCGCGCGGGTGGGCGGCGACGAGTTTTTGTGCCTGCTCGAGGCGCCCCGAGGTGCCGCAGCGGGGCTCGCCGCCGGGGTCGCGAGCTGCATCGTCGAGGCCTTTGACGCCCCCTTTACGCTCGGCGCGCGCGACGTCTTTCTGGGGATCACGGTCGGCGTCAGCACCTTTCCGTCAGACGGCACCGACGCCGCCACGCTTATCCGCAACGCCGACACCGCGATGTACCAGGGCAAGGTCGCGGGAAAACACACGGTGGTCTTTTTCTCGGCCGCCGTGAGCGCCACCATGCAGCGCCAGGCGCGCCTCGAAAGCGACCTACGCCGCGCGCTGGCGCGCGGGGAGTTTCGGCTCCTCTACCAGCCCCAAGTCGAGCTTCGGACGGGCGCCCTGACGGGGGTCGAGGCGCTCCTCCGGTGGCAACACCCCGAGCTAGGCTGGATCGCCCCGCAGGACTTTATCCCCGTCGCCGAAGAAAGCGGCCTCATCGTCCCCTTGGGTGCGTGGATCTTGCAGGAGGCCTGCCGTCAGGGGGCGCGTTGGCGGGCGCAGCGCGGGGTGCACCCCTTGAGGGTGGCCGTCAACGTTTCAGCGCTGCAGTTCGGGCACGCCGACTTTGTCGGGGTCGTTCTGCGCGCGCTGCAAACGAGCGGCCTCCCGCCCGAGCTGCTGACCCTCGAGATCACCGAGTCGGTGGTGATCGGCGACCTCGGGGCCGTCACGGAGCGCATCGCGGAGCTTAAACGCCTCGGCGTGCGCCTCTCGCTCGACGACTTCGGCACCGGCTACTCGTCGCTCGCCTATTTGCGGCACCTGCCGATCGACGAGGTCAAGATCGACAAGGTCTTCTTGCCGCCCCTCAGTGCCCCCGACACCTCCCACGACACCACGCGCGCGCGCGACGCCGCCGAGGACCGCGCGATGGTGCAGGCGATCGTCTCGCTCGCGCACGCGCTCGAGCTCGAGGTCGTCGCCGAGGGGGTCGAAGACGCGGCGCAGCTCGCTTTTCTGCGCGACACCGGTTGCGACGGCGCCCAGGGTTACCTCTTCGGCCCCCCCGTCGCCGCCGCCGCCGTGCCCGCGACGCGCCCCCCACCGTGGTTGCCCCTTCGCGCTACGGCGGGGGGTGCGTACACCGAGCGGTAGTGCCCGCCAGGGTGTGAGAGCTTTTGCAGCCCCCCCGGCGGCGCGTGTTACGCTTGAGCATGTTTTTTCGTCGCTCCCCGCAGCTCGAGGTCGAGCCCGCTCACCGCGCGCTCGCCGAGGGGCGTTACGAGGTGGCTCTGTCGCTCCTCGAGGGGGCGACGCGGCGGCAGCGGCGGCGGAGCTCGCAGGCGCAGCTCAAGCTCTTTCTCGCCGCGACCTACGCGTTAAGCGGTACGCAGGGCCTCGAGGGGGGGACGCGCAAGCTGCGTGAGGCCGCCGCGGCCGACGCCGACATCGCCCACCACCCGCTCTACCGAGCGCTCTACTGGGAGTTCGCGGCCTACCGCGGCGACGCCGCCACGGACGTGCGCAAAGGTGCCCTGGCGGCCGCCGCGAGCGGCGACCCCTTCGCGGTCTACCACGCGGCCTGCGCGCTCGTCGCCATCCGCGCCTTTCGCCGCGCCACGCGGCTTTTGCAAAAGCTCGACCCGCTCGCCTTGCCTGACTATTTGCGTTGGCGCTACTGGTCGCTCTTGGGGCGCAGCTTCGACGCCGTCGAACGCCCCGACGAGGCGCTCGACGCCTTTTGCCGCGCCGTCGCGCTCGCCCCGCCGGGGGAGCGCCACCGGGAACGCCTCAACCTCGCCTCGAGCCTCCTCGAGCTCGACCGCGCCGACGAGGCGCTGCACGAGCTTCAACGGGTCGACGAGGGGGCCCTCGAACCCGCCGAGAGGACGCTGCACCTCTTTTTGCAGGGGCGGGCGCACCTGCTCGCGGGCAACCCCAACCGCGCCCTCGAGCTGCTAAAGCGTGCGAGCGCCCTTGAAGCGGCCTCGGCCCCCCCCTCCTACACCCTCAAGCTCACCCTGGCGCAGTGCTACGGCACCCTCAAAGACTACGCGCAGGCTGCGAGCCTCTACTTCGAGGCGATCGAGCTCGCCCCCAAACGGCAGCGCACCTGGACGCTGCACGAGTGCGCGCTCTTGCTGCTCGAGGCCGACCGCCTCAGCAACGCCCGCGAGCTCCTCTGGGAGGCGCTTAAAAGCGACGGTTACGCCTACCGCGCGGAGCTCTACGCCGACCTCGCCGAGGTCGAGTACAAGCTCGCCAACCTGACCGAAGCGAGCGAGTACGCGCGCCGCGCGCTCGACCTGGGCGCGGTCGTCTCGGCGTGCCTGACGCTCGGCTCGGTGGCGTACGAGTACTACCACCTGGACGAAGCCGCCACCTGGTTTGAAAAGGCTGCGGCGGCCAGCCACGAGGGGGAGACCGACTGGCTCCACGCGCAGGAGATGCTCGCCGACATCTTCGTGCAGCAGGGCTACAGCGTCCCCGAACGGGTGGTGTTTCACGCCGAGCAGGCGCTTAAGTACCTGCACCCGAGCGACGAGTGGGCGCTTATCCTGCGCGAGTACGCCGCGCACGCCCGCAGCCTTCTGGGGGGGCACGCGCGGCCGCTCAACTAGAGCGTGGCTGGTGGCGCGTGGCTTGTAGCCTGTGGCGCGTGGTCGTCAGCTCGTCCCACAAGCTACAGGCCACGCGCCACACGCCTTCACCTTGTAGCCAGTAGCCAGTAGGGGTGGTTGCCTATCCCACACGCTACAGGCCACGAGCCACACGCCTCTAGAATGGGCGCATGCCCCAGCCCGACCCACCCACCCCCGACGACCCCCCTGACCACGCCCCCGATGACACCCTCAACGAGCGGGTCGGGGTGCTCACGCGCCGCGAGATCGAAGCGCGCATCCTGGGGCCGTTTGTCGCGGCCCTCGCGGAACGCTTCGGCGAGGCGGAGGTGAAAGCGGTGCTCGCCGAGGTCGTCCGGGCGGCGGCGCGCGAGAGCGGGCGGGCGATGCGAACAGCCGCTGCGGGGGATGACCTGACGCGCTTCGCGGCGCTCTGGGAGCCGTGGTTTCGGGGGGGCGCTTTGGAGATCGAGGAGCTGACGCGCACCCCCGAGGCGTGGGCCTTTAACGTCACGCGCTGCCGCTACGCCGAACTCTACCGCGCGCTCGGCCTGGCCGAGCTGGGCGCGACCCTGTCGTGCAACCGCGACGCGGCGCTCATCGAAGGCTTTAGCGGTGAGGTCGAGCTGAGGCGCACCCAGACGCTGATGGAGGGGGCGCCGCACTGCGACTTTCGCTACCGGAAGCGCTAGCGGCCCACCCCCCCCGTAGACTAGGGGCATGGAAGGCCTTCTCATCGCCGAAACCCTGCGCCACCTGACGCCGCTGCTGCCGAGCCCGCGGCTCGGCTGGCGTTTCCCCGACCCCTACACCTTCGTGCTCCCGCTGCGGCAGGGGGCCTTGTGGGTCTACAACAAACCGCCACACGCGCAGATCGCCCTTAAAGCCGAGGTGCCGCCCGCGGGCGGCACCCACACGGGGTTTCAAGACCTCTTGGTGGCGCGCGCCGGCGGGTCCCTCGAGGGCGCCGAGCAGTTCGGGCTCGACCGCGTCCTCAAGCTCACCTTCGGGGCGAAGGGGGGCTTCGTCACCACCCCGCCCGTCGGGCTCATCTGTGAGCTGACCGGCCGCAACTGCAACCTCATCCTGGTCGACGAAGCGGGAGTGATCCTGGGCGTCGCGCGCGAGGTGACGCGCGAGATCAACCGCTTTCGCCAGCTGCGGCCGGGCCTCCCCTACCGGCCGCCCCCCCCTTACGACAAGCGCGACCCGCGAACCCTCACCGATGAGGCGCTCGCCGCCCTCCTCGCCGGCCGCCCCCTAAGCGCGCTGCGCAAGCACCTCGACGGTATCGGGCCGGAGCTCACGGCGACGCTCGCCAGAGCTCTCGACGTGCCGCGCGACCGCCCCCTGGAGGGCGCTGAGGTCGCCCGCGCCGTGGCGCTCGTGCGCCGCTTGACGCTAGCGCCGAGCCGCGTCATCGAGGAGCTAGGGGGCCGACCGGACCTCGCCGAGCTGCGCGCGCGCGAGGCGCAGCAGGCGCGCCTCTCAAGGCTCCGCAGCGCCCTCCAAAAGCGCCGGAACCTCGTGCAAAAGCGCCTCGCGGACCTTCAGCGGGTCTTCGAGGCCGCCCTCGAGGCCGACACCTTGCGCGCCGAGGCCGACCTCCTGATGGCCTACGCGCACCAGGTGCCCGCGGGGGCGTCGGAGGTGATGCTGATGGACTTTTCGGGGGAGCCCAGAGGGATCAGGCTCGAGCCCCGCCTCAGCGCCGTGGAGAACGCCCAGGCCCGCTACGAGCGGGCGAAAAAGCGGCTCGCGCGGCTCGAGGGGGCCGAGGCGCGCGAGGCGGCGCTGCACGACGAGCTAAGGACCCTGGAGGAACGTTTGGCGCGCCTCGACGAGCTTCACGAAGACGAGCTCGAGGCGCTCGAAGCGCGCTACCTCGCCGAACCCAGAGCGCCGCGCCGCGCCGCCCCCGGCACGCGCTACCGGAGCCCGCAGGGCTTCGAGGTGTGGGTGGGCCGGAGCGCCAAGGGCAACGACGAGCTCACCTTCAAGCTCGCCAAGAGCCGCGACGTGTGGCTGCACGCGCAGGGCCACCCCGGCTCGCACGTCATCATCCGCGCCGAGAACCGGGAGGTCCCCTTTGAGACGATCCTCTTCGCCGCGCAGCTCGCCGCCGCCTACTCCAAAGCCGGCGACTCGGACAACGTGCCCGTCGACTACACCCTCAAAAAGCACGTCTGGAAACCCAAGGGCGGGCCGCCCGGCGCGGTGCACTTTACGCAGCAGAGAACGGTCTTCGTCACGCCGAGCCGGCGGCCCGAGGGGGAGGGGGCGGACGACGAGGCGTGAGCCCACCCGTGGAGGCGCCGCGTCCTCGCTGGGGCGTAGACTGGCGCATGGCGACCCCCTCGACGCTTTCCAGCCGCCTCGCCCTCTCGGGCGCCCCCCTCTCGCTGCTGCTCATCGTCGTGCACGCCACCAACGACGCCTTTACGAGCATGTTGGCGGCGCTGTTGCCGACGCTGCAGCGCCGCTTCGGCCTCACCGAGACGGCGCTCGCACTGATGGTCGCGACCCTGTCGTTCTCCTCGTCGGTGACGCAGCCCTTTTTCGGCGCGGTGGCCGACCGGCTCGGGCGGCGCCTGGTAGGCGCGCTCGGGGTGGTGGTGAGCTCCACCCTCCTCTCGCTCATGGGGGTGGTGCCGGACGCGTGGCTGCTCTTTGCCCTGCTGCTCGTCGGCGGGCTCGGGTCGGCGGCCTTTCACCCGGCCGGTACGAGCATGGCGCGCACCGCCGGGGGGGCGAACAAGGCGCTCACAGTCAGCCTCTTTAGCGCCGGCGGGACGGTCGGCCTGGCGCTCGGCCCGGCGATCATCCTCTTCGTGGCGCGCACCTTCGGGCTTGAGTGGAGCCCCGTGCTCATGCTGCCCGGGGTCGCTCTCGGGGCGGCGCTGCTCGTGCTCGCCCCCCCGCAGCCGCGCCTGCGCGGCGCCGCCAAACCCAAGCTCTTCGACGCCGCGCTCTTTCGCGGCCCCGTGGGGGTGCTCTGCGTCTCGGGGGTGCTCCGCAGCGTCGCCTACGTGACCTTTACGAACGCCGTGCCGCTCTGGCTGGTCACCACCCAGGGGGTCGCGAGCGACAGCGCGCTGATCGCCAGCACGCTGCTCACCTTTTCGGTCGCAGCGGGCGCCGGGGGCGTCATCGCGGGGGCGCTCGGACGGCACCTAAGCTCGCAGGCGCTCATTACCGGCACCATGCTCCTGGCGCTCCCCGTCTTCTGGGGGATGCTCTGGGCCCCCGCCGGGTCGCCGCTCTTTTTCGCGCTCGTGGCGCTCGCCGGGGCGCTCGTCAACGCGGGGTTGCCCTTGATGGTGGTGCGCGCTCAAGACCTCGCACCGCACGCGGTCGGCACCGCCTCGGGGATGCTGATGGGCTTTACCTGGGGCACCGCCGGGGTGCTCTACATCCTCATCGGCTACCTGCAGGAGCGCGTCGGGCTCACGGCGGCGATGCAGCTCTCCTACTTAAGCCTGCTGCCGGGGGCGGCGCTGGCCTTTTGGGTGCTGCGGCGTCACCGCCAGCAGCTGGGGGCCTAGCAGCCCCGCGGCTTCGCCTCCGCTACAGGACCGTCCGCTTAAGCAGGTAGGTGCGCTCCTCGAAGCGCGCCTCGCCCTCGAAGTCGCCGTAGGGTTTGCCGAACGCGGCTTTGCCGCGTAGCGGGCTCACCGTGGGGGTCACCGCGATGACCTCCCACCCGTCGGCGCCGAGGTCGTTTAAGTAGGGGATGAGGTTGACCGCGTGCGTCGCGAAGCGCTCCTCGCCCTTGCGCCCCGTGATGATGAGCGAGTAGCTGCTGCTGGTGTCGCGGACGACCTCGAGCTGGATGTACTCGAACTTGGGGGTGCG
This window contains:
- a CDS encoding bifunctional diguanylate cyclase/phosphodiesterase, which encodes MQHTPARDDTPPAPGDEATQRRLAALRRYRILETPPEPAFERIVGLAQRLFGVSGAVINLLDAHRGWFKACRGLPFTDVPLEQTICLHTVRRAETIVVPDAAQDPQFCDNPFVTGAPQLRFYAGAPLVTPDGVALGTLCIFDPAPRPPLSASERATLEDLAALVIDELELRRVAQALEREAARTEAILSSITEALYTLDGEGRFRYLNAQAERFLRRSSAELLGKRIWDEFPGARALLGATFDEVITSGRAASTELFYPPFGEWFEVRAYPLDGGLSVVFQSVTERRRAAAQLAFQASLLERVQSAVVATDPAGRVVYWNRFAEALYGFCSAEVVGRPLARFLFPGSARAAARAATEEAKRSGQWRGELTLKRRGGSRFPALVTVSALRDEGGALLGFIGGALDISERKQAERLERDRRHILEMVVRNCPLDETLGKLAELVERQHPGARCAVHLLRAGRLLPAAGYRLTDERQGLPVGPQAGACGAAAALGDVVICEDAQTDPRWGRYRELARAHRLRSVWSQPILSGEREVLGTLSVYYDALTPPTPEALALLDDKAKLAAVAIEHRRLLDRLSYNARHDALTGLLNRSAFEERLRSAVERAAKSGATLAVLFLDLDRFKRVNDTLGHAAGDALLKLATARLRACVGEAALARVGGDEFLCLLEAPRGAAAGLAAGVASCIVEAFDAPFTLGARDVFLGITVGVSTFPSDGTDAATLIRNADTAMYQGKVAGKHTVVFFSAAVSATMQRQARLESDLRRALARGEFRLLYQPQVELRTGALTGVEALLRWQHPELGWIAPQDFIPVAEESGLIVPLGAWILQEACRQGARWRAQRGVHPLRVAVNVSALQFGHADFVGVVLRALQTSGLPPELLTLEITESVVIGDLGAVTERIAELKRLGVRLSLDDFGTGYSSLAYLRHLPIDEVKIDKVFLPPLSAPDTSHDTTRARDAAEDRAMVQAIVSLAHALELEVVAEGVEDAAQLAFLRDTGCDGAQGYLFGPPVAAAAVPATRPPPWLPLRATAGGAYTER
- a CDS encoding tetratricopeptide repeat protein, producing the protein MFFRRSPQLEVEPAHRALAEGRYEVALSLLEGATRRQRRRSSQAQLKLFLAATYALSGTQGLEGGTRKLREAAAADADIAHHPLYRALYWEFAAYRGDAATDVRKGALAAAASGDPFAVYHAACALVAIRAFRRATRLLQKLDPLALPDYLRWRYWSLLGRSFDAVERPDEALDAFCRAVALAPPGERHRERLNLASSLLELDRADEALHELQRVDEGALEPAERTLHLFLQGRAHLLAGNPNRALELLKRASALEAASAPPSYTLKLTLAQCYGTLKDYAQAASLYFEAIELAPKRQRTWTLHECALLLLEADRLSNARELLWEALKSDGYAYRAELYADLAEVEYKLANLTEASEYARRALDLGAVVSACLTLGSVAYEYYHLDEAATWFEKAAAASHEGETDWLHAQEMLADIFVQQGYSVPERVVFHAEQALKYLHPSDEWALILREYAAHARSLLGGHARPLN
- a CDS encoding L-2-amino-thiazoline-4-carboxylic acid hydrolase; protein product: MPQPDPPTPDDPPDHAPDDTLNERVGVLTRREIEARILGPFVAALAERFGEAEVKAVLAEVVRAAARESGRAMRTAAAGDDLTRFAALWEPWFRGGALEIEELTRTPEAWAFNVTRCRYAELYRALGLAELGATLSCNRDAALIEGFSGEVELRRTQTLMEGAPHCDFRYRKR
- a CDS encoding Rqc2 family fibronectin-binding protein — translated: MEGLLIAETLRHLTPLLPSPRLGWRFPDPYTFVLPLRQGALWVYNKPPHAQIALKAEVPPAGGTHTGFQDLLVARAGGSLEGAEQFGLDRVLKLTFGAKGGFVTTPPVGLICELTGRNCNLILVDEAGVILGVAREVTREINRFRQLRPGLPYRPPPPYDKRDPRTLTDEALAALLAGRPLSALRKHLDGIGPELTATLARALDVPRDRPLEGAEVARAVALVRRLTLAPSRVIEELGGRPDLAELRAREAQQARLSRLRSALQKRRNLVQKRLADLQRVFEAALEADTLRAEADLLMAYAHQVPAGASEVMLMDFSGEPRGIRLEPRLSAVENAQARYERAKKRLARLEGAEAREAALHDELRTLEERLARLDELHEDELEALEARYLAEPRAPRRAAPGTRYRSPQGFEVWVGRSAKGNDELTFKLAKSRDVWLHAQGHPGSHVIIRAENREVPFETILFAAQLAAAYSKAGDSDNVPVDYTLKKHVWKPKGGPPGAVHFTQQRTVFVTPSRRPEGEGADDEA
- a CDS encoding MFS transporter codes for the protein MATPSTLSSRLALSGAPLSLLLIVVHATNDAFTSMLAALLPTLQRRFGLTETALALMVATLSFSSSVTQPFFGAVADRLGRRLVGALGVVVSSTLLSLMGVVPDAWLLFALLLVGGLGSAAFHPAGTSMARTAGGANKALTVSLFSAGGTVGLALGPAIILFVARTFGLEWSPVLMLPGVALGAALLVLAPPQPRLRGAAKPKLFDAALFRGPVGVLCVSGVLRSVAYVTFTNAVPLWLVTTQGVASDSALIASTLLTFSVAAGAGGVIAGALGRHLSSQALITGTMLLALPVFWGMLWAPAGSPLFFALVALAGALVNAGLPLMVVRAQDLAPHAVGTASGMLMGFTWGTAGVLYILIGYLQERVGLTAAMQLSYLSLLPGAALAFWVLRRHRQQLGA